The following coding sequences lie in one Flagellimonas eckloniae genomic window:
- the uvrB gene encoding excinuclease ABC subunit UvrB: MKFEIVSEFKPTGDQPQAIKQLVDGIKEKETHQTLLGVTGSGKTFTVANVIETVQRPTLVLAHNKTLAAQLYSEFKQFFPKNAIEYFVSYYDYYQPEAYIPTSGLYIEKDLSINEDIEKLRLSATSSLLSGRRDVLVVASVSCLYGIGNPVEFQKNVISIHKDQVIARTKFLKQLVQSLYSRTTADFRNGNFRVKGDVVDVFPSYADHAYRIHFFGDEIEEIEALDPFNNKVIEIYESLNIYPANMFVTSPDILQNAIHQIQDDLVKQIDYFKEIGRPLEAKRLEERTNFDLEMIRELGYCSGIENYSRYLDGREPGTRPFCLLDYFPEDYLMIIDESHVTIPQVHAMYGGDRSRKENLVEYGFRLPAAMDNRPLKFEEFEVLQNQAIHVSATPADYELQLSQGVYVEQVIRPTGLLDPIIEVRPSQNQIDDLVEEIQQRVEADERTLVTTLTKRMAEELAKYLTRIDVRCRYIHSDVDTLERVEIMQDLRKGIFDVLIGVNLLREGLDLPEVSLVAILDADKEGFLRSNRSLTQTVGRAARNLNGKAIMYADNITESMQKTIDETNYRREKQIAYNKKHNMVPKALNKGLDSALAKNSVSTYHFQKEELRAAEPDLEYLTQNQKEKMIRDKRKAMEKAAKELNFMEAAKLRDEIKVLQNQD; encoded by the coding sequence ATGAAATTCGAAATCGTATCAGAATTCAAACCGACAGGAGATCAACCCCAGGCCATAAAACAGTTGGTAGATGGTATTAAGGAAAAAGAAACACATCAGACCCTACTTGGTGTAACAGGTTCTGGAAAAACATTCACCGTTGCCAATGTTATTGAAACTGTACAGCGACCTACATTGGTGCTGGCACACAACAAAACACTTGCAGCCCAACTCTATTCTGAGTTTAAGCAGTTTTTTCCAAAAAACGCCATTGAATATTTTGTTTCCTACTATGATTATTATCAACCAGAAGCCTACATTCCAACAAGCGGTTTATACATCGAAAAAGATTTGTCTATCAATGAAGATATTGAAAAACTAAGATTAAGTGCCACTTCTTCATTGCTATCAGGCCGTAGAGATGTTCTTGTTGTGGCATCAGTATCTTGTTTATACGGTATCGGAAACCCTGTGGAATTTCAAAAGAATGTAATCTCCATTCATAAAGATCAGGTTATAGCTAGAACAAAATTCTTGAAACAATTGGTGCAAAGTCTTTATTCTAGGACAACTGCTGATTTTAGAAATGGTAATTTCAGGGTTAAGGGAGATGTGGTGGACGTATTTCCAAGTTATGCCGACCATGCCTATAGAATCCACTTTTTTGGAGATGAGATTGAAGAAATTGAAGCCCTAGACCCATTCAACAATAAAGTGATTGAAATATATGAGTCATTAAATATTTATCCGGCAAACATGTTCGTGACCTCTCCGGATATCCTCCAAAATGCCATTCATCAGATTCAAGATGATTTGGTAAAACAAATAGATTATTTTAAAGAAATTGGTAGGCCACTTGAGGCAAAGCGTTTGGAGGAGCGTACCAATTTCGACCTGGAAATGATACGGGAACTGGGTTATTGTTCTGGAATTGAAAACTATTCCAGATACTTGGATGGTAGAGAGCCCGGAACCAGACCATTCTGTCTGTTGGATTATTTTCCGGAGGATTACTTAATGATTATTGATGAAAGCCATGTCACTATTCCTCAAGTTCATGCCATGTATGGAGGCGACCGTTCTAGAAAGGAAAATTTGGTTGAATATGGATTTCGTTTGCCGGCGGCAATGGATAATAGACCTCTGAAGTTTGAGGAGTTTGAAGTATTGCAAAACCAAGCTATCCATGTAAGTGCCACTCCCGCCGACTATGAACTGCAGCTAAGCCAGGGAGTTTATGTAGAACAGGTAATTAGACCAACGGGGTTATTAGATCCTATTATTGAGGTTCGCCCAAGCCAGAACCAAATAGATGATTTGGTGGAAGAAATTCAACAAAGAGTAGAAGCTGATGAACGAACTTTGGTGACCACATTAACCAAACGAATGGCTGAGGAACTGGCAAAATATTTGACTCGAATAGATGTTCGGTGCCGTTACATTCACAGTGATGTGGATACGCTTGAACGTGTTGAAATCATGCAAGATTTGAGGAAAGGTATTTTTGATGTACTTATTGGTGTAAACCTTTTAAGAGAAGGGTTGGATTTACCAGAAGTTTCACTTGTGGCAATATTGGACGCTGATAAAGAGGGATTTTTACGTAGTAACAGGTCATTGACCCAGACCGTGGGTAGGGCCGCCCGTAACCTAAACGGAAAGGCCATTATGTATGCTGATAACATTACCGAAAGTATGCAGAAAACCATTGATGAAACCAATTATCGTAGGGAAAAACAAATAGCATATAATAAAAAACATAATATGGTACCCAAAGCTTTGAACAAAGGCCTTGATAGTGCTTTGGCAAAAAATTCCGTCTCTACATACCATTTTCAAAAAGAAGAATTGCGTGCCGCGGAGCCGGATTTAGAATATCTTACCCAGAATCAAAAAGAAAAAATGATCCGGGATAAACGGAAAGCAATGGAAAAAGCTGCCAAAGAATTAAACTTTATGGAAGCTGCGAAATTGAGAGATGAAATAAAGGTATTGCAGAATCAGGATTAA
- a CDS encoding T9SS type B sorting domain-containing protein — MLRTLLTVFVFLIVFLGYSQGESTYWYFGNGAGLRFNEDGSTTALTDGKLNTLEGCASISDQEGNLLLYTDGRTVYNANHDVIANGTGLYGDSSSTQSALIVPKPEDPSIQYIFTVDTSTNESDSNFGFNYSEVDLESNGGQGYVRRKNINLLDFSSEKITAVLKDCSNRSVWVVTLAPAGDDDFNFNTFYAYEVGPNGINSTPVISSFPELQITDSRGYLKFSPDGTKVACANSMSGLYLLDFDVATGTTSNPVQINIPGSNRFPYGVEFSQNQQFLYVNASNNASGEIDDPYNSSLFQLDLTTFQVVELDRRETFRSALQLGYNGKIYRTIAEEYLTGTKFLGVIHNPNEGGTAANYQHNAISLEGKIGNQGLPPFIQSFFFKAGLFRNEDGTQESSASICETEELRLGVDFSSGAAYIWKKNGVLLPNTSHELVIPSARLTDSGEYSLEIIPADPKECVINGEAIIEIIPIPIPNPVNLVQCDVDMVNSTDGLTAINLEQISTNSGFTYTFYESISDLTNDLPISDPVRYQNINPFSQTVYYRVMNERNCGDSSEINLSVVSTAIGSSTPKTFYGCDDNPEDDILEGTFDLDQIRQAFPGLEVSFYETREDAGLKLNALPANYGSQPETIFARLENNNECQNVEEIELILNPSPSFTFPEEFNWCTNGEPLHLNAPLGYDLYNWYYKDGSDLVSLESGSSIAVEQAGDFVLEIGYSYVQNNQTTNCFTTKEFTIFPSSPAIFVSIDITDFSENNTVMVIVEGDGDYEYSLDGLVYQDDPLFEDVIAGFRTVYVNDKNGCGVSEKQISILGYPKFFTPNGDNEHDTWQLLGADDQVQAMSLISIYDRFGTLITQISPKSDGWDGCNSSGGELPSSSYWFKASLEDGRVFKGYFALKR, encoded by the coding sequence ATGCTAAGAACACTACTTACTGTTTTTGTATTTTTAATTGTATTTCTTGGATATAGCCAAGGAGAGTCAACCTATTGGTATTTTGGAAATGGGGCTGGCTTGCGCTTTAATGAAGATGGAAGTACCACAGCACTTACAGATGGAAAATTGAATACTCTTGAAGGCTGTGCATCCATATCCGATCAGGAAGGGAATTTGTTATTATATACCGATGGACGTACAGTATATAATGCCAATCACGATGTTATTGCCAATGGTACTGGGCTTTATGGGGATTCTTCAAGTACACAATCTGCCTTGATTGTCCCAAAACCCGAAGATCCCAGCATTCAATATATTTTCACAGTAGATACTTCAACCAATGAGAGTGATAGTAATTTTGGGTTTAACTACTCAGAAGTAGATCTCGAATCCAATGGAGGTCAAGGTTATGTACGTAGAAAGAATATCAATCTTTTGGATTTCAGTTCCGAAAAAATTACTGCCGTACTCAAGGATTGCTCAAATAGGTCAGTATGGGTGGTTACCTTGGCGCCAGCTGGAGACGATGACTTTAACTTTAATACCTTTTACGCCTATGAGGTAGGACCAAATGGCATAAACAGCACACCGGTAATCAGTAGCTTTCCAGAACTTCAAATTACTGATTCTAGAGGATATCTTAAATTTTCACCAGATGGTACTAAGGTTGCATGTGCAAATTCCATGAGTGGTCTTTACTTGCTTGATTTTGATGTGGCTACCGGAACCACATCCAATCCCGTTCAAATCAATATCCCAGGAAGTAACCGATTTCCCTATGGCGTTGAGTTTTCACAGAACCAACAATTTTTATATGTAAATGCCTCAAATAATGCCTCAGGAGAAATAGATGACCCCTACAACTCTTCACTATTTCAATTGGATTTGACAACCTTCCAAGTTGTTGAACTAGATAGAAGGGAAACATTTAGATCTGCCCTTCAATTGGGCTACAATGGTAAAATCTATAGAACCATAGCCGAGGAGTACCTTACAGGAACAAAATTTCTTGGAGTTATCCACAACCCAAATGAGGGAGGTACCGCTGCCAACTATCAACACAATGCCATTTCTCTGGAAGGAAAAATTGGGAATCAAGGACTTCCTCCATTTATTCAATCTTTTTTCTTTAAAGCAGGGCTTTTTAGAAATGAAGATGGAACTCAGGAAAGCTCGGCATCTATTTGTGAAACCGAAGAGCTAAGATTAGGAGTGGATTTTTCATCGGGGGCAGCCTACATTTGGAAAAAGAATGGAGTTTTACTGCCAAATACCTCTCATGAGCTTGTAATACCCTCCGCAAGACTTACCGATTCAGGCGAGTATTCCTTAGAGATTATTCCAGCTGACCCCAAAGAATGTGTAATAAACGGGGAAGCCATAATCGAAATAATTCCTATTCCTATACCCAATCCGGTCAATTTAGTACAATGTGATGTAGACATGGTCAATTCAACCGACGGATTGACTGCAATTAACTTAGAGCAGATAAGTACAAATAGTGGATTCACCTATACTTTTTATGAAAGTATTTCTGATTTAACAAACGACCTTCCAATCTCCGACCCAGTTAGATATCAAAATATAAACCCATTTTCCCAAACGGTTTATTATCGTGTAATGAACGAAAGAAACTGTGGAGATTCATCTGAAATCAATCTGAGCGTTGTTTCTACTGCAATCGGTAGTAGTACCCCAAAAACGTTTTACGGATGTGATGATAATCCAGAAGACGACATTCTAGAGGGAACTTTTGATTTAGACCAAATCAGACAGGCATTCCCCGGTTTGGAAGTAAGTTTTTACGAAACACGGGAAGATGCAGGTTTGAAACTAAATGCACTGCCAGCAAACTATGGGTCCCAGCCAGAAACCATTTTTGCTAGACTAGAAAACAATAATGAATGCCAAAATGTGGAAGAAATTGAATTGATCTTAAACCCTTCTCCTTCGTTTACATTCCCAGAAGAGTTTAACTGGTGCACCAATGGAGAACCATTGCATTTAAATGCTCCATTGGGTTATGATCTATATAACTGGTATTACAAAGATGGTTCTGATTTGGTATCATTAGAAAGTGGTTCCTCGATAGCAGTTGAGCAAGCTGGGGATTTTGTTTTGGAAATAGGGTATTCCTATGTCCAGAATAACCAAACTACAAATTGTTTCACCACAAAGGAGTTTACCATTTTCCCCTCCAGTCCTGCTATCTTTGTATCAATTGATATTACTGACTTTTCAGAAAATAATACTGTAATGGTCATTGTAGAGGGTGATGGCGATTATGAATATTCATTGGACGGTTTAGTTTATCAAGATGATCCATTATTTGAAGATGTCATTGCCGGTTTTAGGACAGTTTATGTAAATGATAAAAATGGTTGTGGCGTTAGTGAAAAACAGATTTCTATATTAGGTTATCCCAAATTTTTTACTCCCAACGGTGATAATGAACATGATACTTGGCAATTGCTAGGAGCAGATGATCAGGTACAGGCCATGAGCCTAATATCTATATACGACCGTTTTGGAACATTAATTACCCAAATTAGTCCAAAAAGTGACGGTTGGGACGGATGTAATAGTTCAGGAGGAGAACTTCCATCATCCAGTTATTGGTTTAAGGCCAGTTTAGAAGACGGTAGGGTCTTTAAAGGTTATTTTGCCCTAAAGCGCTAG
- a CDS encoding ABC transporter permease: MVRLLHIEFIKLWNNRASKILITSYFLLLTSIALIAAIKFDIGPVKFHLADQGIFNFPYIWHFNTYVTAFFKLFLAIVIVSMMANEYSNKTIKQNLIDGLSKKEFILSKFLTVISFSFISTVFVFIVSLILGLIYSDYNEFSIIFSDLEFLLAFFVKLVGFFSFCLFLGIFVKRSAFALGFLILWVILEQLVFGLLGWKVMSWPNAKLVKDFFPLESMMNLIKEPVTRLSAVQNIGEQIGEKMQFDYAVYWYEFLIVIFWTGVFIYLSYALLKKRDL; the protein is encoded by the coding sequence ATGGTACGTTTATTACATATAGAATTCATAAAACTTTGGAACAATAGGGCAAGTAAAATATTGATTACCTCCTATTTTCTTTTATTGACATCTATTGCACTTATAGCAGCAATAAAATTTGACATAGGCCCAGTAAAATTCCATTTGGCGGACCAAGGAATTTTCAATTTCCCTTACATCTGGCATTTTAACACCTATGTAACCGCTTTTTTTAAGTTGTTTTTGGCAATTGTGATTGTTTCCATGATGGCGAACGAATACAGTAATAAAACAATCAAACAAAATTTAATAGATGGACTGTCCAAGAAAGAATTTATTCTTTCAAAGTTTCTTACGGTGATATCCTTTTCCTTCATTTCTACCGTATTTGTTTTTATAGTTTCACTGATTTTGGGACTTATTTATTCTGATTACAACGAGTTTTCGATCATTTTTTCTGACTTGGAATTCTTGTTGGCATTCTTTGTTAAACTGGTTGGTTTCTTTTCATTTTGCCTTTTTCTAGGAATTTTTGTGAAGCGATCTGCGTTTGCTTTAGGCTTTTTGATCCTATGGGTAATTCTTGAACAATTGGTTTTTGGATTGTTGGGATGGAAGGTTATGAGCTGGCCAAACGCAAAACTTGTTAAAGACTTCTTTCCATTGGAATCCATGATGAATTTGATAAAGGAGCCTGTCACACGGCTTTCTGCTGTTCAGAATATAGGAGAGCAAATTGGAGAAAAAATGCAATTTGATTACGCAGTGTATTGGTACGAGTTTTTAATTGTCATCTTTTGGACTGGTGTTTTCATCTATTTATCCTATGCGCTATTGAAAAAGCGTGATTTATAG
- a CDS encoding ABC transporter ATP-binding protein, producing METILSVSNLTKKFGYLTAVKDLSFTIEKGNVYGILGPNGSGKSTTLGIILNVVNRTSGEFSWFNGNTSTHEALKKVGAIIERPNFYPYMTAIQNLKLVCKIKEVPETKIQEKLELVGLWERKDSKFRTYSLGMKQRLAIASALLNDPEILILDEPTNGLDPQGIHQIREIIKKIAGQGTTILLASHLLDEVEKVCSHVVILRKGEKLYSGPVDSMLASHGFFELRTADMEKLQALLEKNASFGKIIKENGTLTAFLKEEMNAEELNKMLFDKGMVLSHLVKRKESLEEQFLTLTKNN from the coding sequence TTGGAGACAATACTATCCGTAAGTAATCTTACCAAAAAATTTGGTTACCTCACCGCAGTAAAAGATTTATCATTTACTATAGAAAAAGGAAATGTCTATGGTATTTTGGGGCCAAATGGCAGTGGTAAATCTACTACTTTAGGCATTATTTTAAATGTGGTCAATAGAACTTCAGGTGAGTTTAGTTGGTTCAACGGAAATACTTCCACACATGAAGCCTTGAAAAAGGTAGGCGCCATTATAGAACGCCCCAACTTTTATCCCTACATGACCGCTATACAAAACTTGAAACTGGTCTGTAAAATAAAAGAAGTCCCTGAAACCAAAATCCAAGAAAAATTGGAGCTTGTTGGTCTTTGGGAGCGAAAAGACAGTAAGTTCAGAACCTACTCCTTGGGAATGAAGCAACGCTTGGCCATTGCTTCCGCCCTGCTCAATGACCCAGAAATCCTTATTCTTGACGAGCCCACTAACGGGTTGGATCCTCAGGGAATTCATCAAATTAGAGAGATCATTAAAAAAATAGCTGGTCAGGGCACAACAATTTTATTGGCATCCCACTTACTGGACGAGGTTGAAAAAGTATGTTCCCATGTTGTAATCCTTCGAAAAGGTGAAAAACTCTACTCCGGTCCGGTTGATAGCATGTTGGCAAGTCACGGCTTTTTTGAATTGCGTACCGCCGATATGGAGAAACTGCAGGCACTTTTGGAAAAGAATGCCAGTTTTGGAAAAATCATTAAGGAGAATGGCACTTTAACTGCTTTCTTAAAAGAGGAAATGAATGCCGAAGAGCTGAACAAAATGCTGTTTGACAAGGGCATGGTACTCTCACATCTTGTAAAACGCAAAGAAAGTTTGGAAGAACAATTTTTAACCTTGACCAAAAACAACTAA
- a CDS encoding nucleoid-associated protein — MLNLYPAQIESVSLHRVGNKSKNESIFLSAEPFSLNDEMSGLLKEYFFKPFREKEENYFKFSNEVDVEFNEVYKAVTELFEDPSKSHQISKKITTHLFEQSNHPHIKSGEVYIVHFSDMVINNQKTEAIGIFKSELKHDFLQFKEKDQNLEILIRQGININKLDKGCIVFNVDKEEGYKVLSVDSNRYDAKYWLENFLGLAPLTDENFYTKNYLKFCQNFAKDVVLPAEDKQQEVMFMNRAVNHFAKNDAFEESSFLNEVMENPELIPEFKHYKVEKGPKFSIEDVSNFDIANKAVSDARKKIKNVINLDTNIQIKMDFINPESAEKFVEKGWDEEKQMYYYLVYFNKEQKS; from the coding sequence ATGCTAAATCTATATCCTGCCCAAATTGAAAGTGTTTCTCTTCATCGAGTTGGTAATAAAAGTAAAAATGAGTCCATTTTTCTATCAGCAGAACCATTTTCATTGAATGATGAAATGTCTGGATTGTTAAAGGAATATTTTTTCAAGCCTTTCAGGGAAAAAGAAGAGAATTACTTTAAGTTTTCCAATGAGGTGGACGTTGAGTTCAATGAAGTTTATAAAGCGGTTACAGAACTTTTTGAAGACCCTTCAAAATCACATCAGATTTCAAAAAAAATTACAACGCACCTTTTTGAACAATCCAATCATCCGCATATAAAAAGCGGAGAAGTATATATTGTTCATTTTTCTGATATGGTCATCAACAACCAAAAAACGGAAGCTATAGGTATTTTTAAAAGTGAGTTGAAACACGACTTTCTTCAATTTAAGGAGAAAGATCAAAATCTTGAAATTTTAATACGACAGGGCATCAATATCAATAAATTGGATAAAGGCTGTATTGTTTTTAATGTTGATAAAGAAGAAGGTTATAAGGTTTTATCTGTAGACAGCAATCGCTACGATGCTAAGTATTGGTTGGAGAATTTTTTAGGATTAGCACCACTTACGGATGAGAATTTCTACACTAAAAACTATTTGAAATTCTGTCAGAATTTTGCCAAGGATGTGGTTCTTCCTGCGGAAGATAAGCAACAAGAGGTCATGTTCATGAACCGGGCCGTTAATCATTTTGCCAAAAATGATGCCTTTGAGGAAAGTTCCTTTTTAAACGAGGTCATGGAAAATCCAGAACTCATTCCAGAATTTAAGCATTATAAGGTAGAAAAAGGACCCAAGTTCAGTATTGAGGATGTTTCCAATTTTGACATTGCCAATAAAGCGGTTTCCGATGCTCGGAAAAAAATCAAAAACGTCATCAATCTAGATACCAACATCCAAATAAAAATGGATTTTATCAACCCAGAATCCGCAGAAAAATTTGTTGAAAAAGGCTGGGACGAAGAAAAACAGATGTACTATTACCTGGTGTATTTTAATAAGGAGCAGAAGAGTTAA
- a CDS encoding IS1096 element passenger TnpR family protein, with amino-acid sequence MIYKIRIILDAEEDIFRDIEIEDSCTLEDFHNAITQAFGFEGGEMASFYTCDEEWNQDEEIALFDMSETGSNVRLMNETILDDIITEKNPKMIYVYDFFSMWTFFVELADIVPEEDGITYPNLLFSFGELPDSPPEKKFESKPSIDIDDSFDNYNDLDFDENWN; translated from the coding sequence ATGATATATAAAATCAGGATAATACTTGATGCTGAGGAGGATATCTTTAGAGATATTGAAATTGAAGATAGCTGTACTTTAGAAGATTTTCATAATGCAATTACCCAAGCATTCGGTTTTGAAGGTGGAGAAATGGCTTCTTTCTACACATGTGATGAAGAATGGAACCAAGATGAGGAAATTGCCCTTTTTGATATGAGTGAAACGGGTTCCAATGTTAGGTTGATGAATGAAACCATCCTTGACGATATCATAACCGAAAAAAATCCAAAAATGATTTATGTCTACGACTTTTTCAGTATGTGGACGTTTTTTGTTGAGTTGGCGGATATTGTTCCCGAAGAAGACGGTATTACCTATCCAAATTTATTGTTCAGTTTTGGTGAATTACCCGATTCCCCACCTGAAAAAAAGTTTGAATCCAAACCATCCATCGATATTGATGACTCTTTTGACAATTATAACGATTTAGACTTTGATGAAAATTGGAACTGA
- a CDS encoding COX15/CtaA family protein: MKNSKYVIYWLLTGCALIFIMVLVGGITRLTHSGLSMSDYKLIKGTLPPMNEQEWHDAFELYKQYPEYQKLNIHFGLEDFKSIYFWEWLHRVIGRFIGIVFIIPFLFFLLKKKLDKSTIKKCLILLIMGGFQGFLGWYMVKSGLVDRPDVSHYRLAAHLTTAFLTFAYSLWVALDLIYPSKKEVNAGIRNIIRVGLFILMIQIIWGAFVAGLDAGFIHNHWPLMNEGKIIHETVYIEQQPFLKNFYEGKSGVQFIHRYLAYIVVGVVLFIWYRTRKLVLTPLQDKGIKLLLILVSLQFLLGVLTIIYAVPLWLGVTHQIGAFFLLAAMTFTLHRFTK, from the coding sequence ATGAAAAATAGCAAATATGTCATTTATTGGTTACTTACTGGCTGTGCCCTTATTTTTATTATGGTACTGGTTGGCGGAATAACGCGACTGACCCATTCTGGACTCTCCATGTCCGATTATAAACTCATAAAAGGAACACTGCCCCCAATGAACGAACAAGAGTGGCATGATGCCTTTGAACTTTACAAACAATATCCGGAATATCAAAAACTCAATATCCATTTTGGGTTGGAAGATTTTAAAAGTATTTATTTCTGGGAATGGTTGCATCGGGTTATAGGAAGGTTTATCGGAATCGTTTTTATTATTCCTTTTCTATTCTTTTTGTTAAAAAAGAAACTGGATAAATCCACCATAAAAAAATGCCTCATTCTCCTGATAATGGGAGGGTTTCAAGGGTTTTTAGGTTGGTATATGGTAAAAAGTGGCTTGGTGGACCGACCAGATGTATCGCATTACAGGTTGGCAGCACACCTAACCACTGCCTTTTTGACCTTTGCTTATAGTCTTTGGGTGGCGTTGGACTTAATTTATCCATCAAAAAAGGAAGTTAATGCTGGCATCCGAAATATTATTCGTGTTGGGCTTTTCATTCTTATGATCCAGATTATTTGGGGTGCCTTTGTAGCTGGTCTGGATGCCGGATTTATCCACAATCACTGGCCTTTGATGAATGAAGGCAAGATAATCCATGAAACCGTCTATATAGAGCAACAGCCGTTTCTAAAAAACTTTTATGAAGGCAAAAGTGGAGTGCAATTCATACATCGATATCTTGCCTATATTGTTGTGGGCGTGGTACTTTTTATTTGGTACAGAACTCGAAAGCTAGTGTTGACTCCATTGCAGGATAAAGGAATTAAACTCCTTCTAATATTGGTGTCCTTACAATTTTTATTGGGTGTCCTTACAATAATCTACGCTGTACCTCTTTGGTTGGGGGTTACACACCAAATTGGAGCATTTTTTCTACTTGCCGCAATGACTTTTACTTTGCACAGGTTCACGAAATAA
- a CDS encoding CCA tRNA nucleotidyltransferase → MTQEFHKKAIQHPIFKLIGDTSKELGVESYVIGGFVRDYFLKRGTPKDIDVVAIGSGIELAKKVASKLKGKPQVSIFKNFGTAMIKHQDLELEFVGARKESYHRDSRKPVVEDGSLEDDQNRRDFTINAMALALNPENFGLLLDPFDGLDDLDKKRIKTPLEPNITYSDDPLRMMRAIRFATQLDFTIEPKSLTAIAENKERIKIISKERIVDELHKILLSKKPSIGFKLMHQTGLLPLILPELHALQGIEEIEGQRHKDNFWHTLEVVDNISENTDDVWLRWAALLHDIGKAPTKRFHKKIGWTFHAHEFVGSKMVFKLFKRLRMPLNDKMKFVQKMVLMSSRPIILSEDHVTDSAVRRLVFDAGENVDDLMTLCEADITTKNPKKQKKYKNNFQIVRQKIKEVEERDHIRNFQPPVSGEEIMKAFNLRPSKEIGIIKEAIKEAILEGEIPNEHDEAYQFMLEKGKKMNLKPESNK, encoded by the coding sequence ATGACGCAGGAATTCCATAAAAAGGCAATACAGCATCCTATTTTTAAGCTTATTGGTGATACTTCAAAAGAATTGGGTGTTGAATCCTATGTCATAGGTGGATTTGTTCGTGATTATTTTTTAAAAAGGGGTACACCAAAAGATATTGATGTTGTAGCCATTGGGAGTGGAATTGAGCTCGCCAAAAAAGTCGCCTCAAAACTAAAAGGAAAACCGCAAGTGTCAATCTTTAAGAATTTTGGCACAGCAATGATCAAACACCAAGATCTGGAGTTGGAATTCGTGGGTGCAAGAAAGGAGAGTTATCATCGTGACAGCAGAAAACCTGTTGTTGAGGATGGTTCCTTGGAAGATGATCAAAATAGGAGGGATTTTACCATCAACGCAATGGCCCTAGCATTGAACCCAGAAAATTTCGGACTCCTTTTAGACCCCTTTGATGGATTGGATGATCTCGACAAAAAGCGTATAAAAACTCCATTGGAACCAAACATCACTTATTCCGATGATCCCCTTCGCATGATGCGTGCAATTCGTTTCGCAACCCAACTGGATTTTACCATTGAACCTAAATCCTTGACTGCCATTGCCGAAAACAAGGAACGGATCAAAATCATTTCCAAAGAACGTATTGTTGATGAGTTACATAAGATATTGCTAAGCAAAAAACCATCCATTGGTTTTAAGTTGATGCATCAAACCGGACTATTACCCCTAATTCTTCCAGAATTACATGCCTTGCAGGGAATAGAGGAAATTGAAGGGCAGCGACACAAAGATAATTTTTGGCATACACTGGAAGTGGTAGATAACATTTCGGAAAATACAGATGACGTTTGGCTTAGGTGGGCGGCCTTGCTCCATGATATTGGAAAAGCCCCAACCAAACGCTTCCATAAAAAAATAGGATGGACATTCCATGCGCACGAGTTTGTAGGATCCAAAATGGTCTTTAAACTCTTCAAAAGATTACGCATGCCATTGAACGATAAAATGAAGTTTGTCCAGAAAATGGTCTTGATGAGTTCCAGACCCATTATTCTCTCGGAAGATCATGTAACGGATTCTGCAGTGAGGCGTTTGGTTTTTGATGCCGGGGAAAATGTAGATGATTTAATGACGTTGTGCGAAGCGGACATTACCACCAAAAACCCAAAAAAGCAGAAAAAATATAAGAATAACTTTCAAATTGTCCGGCAAAAAATAAAAGAGGTAGAGGAGCGGGATCATATCCGGAATTTTCAACCCCCAGTTTCAGGAGAGGAAATCATGAAGGCCTTCAATCTAAGACCGTCAAAAGAAATAGGCATTATAAAAGAGGCCATAAAAGAAGCCATATTGGAAGGTGAAATTCCCAATGAACATGATGAAGCCTATCAATTTATGTTGGAAAAAGGAAAAAAAATGAACCTGAAACCTGAAAGTAACAAGTAA